AGGGGGCTTTTGGGGAAAGAGAAGCGATGAAGCGGTGAAGTGGTGAAGCGGAGAGGTGGTGAAGCGGTGAGGTGGAGAAGAGAATGGACTCACTTTACGGCCGCATCGCTTCACCGCTTCACAGCTACCCCGCTTCTCACTCTGAAAAGCCTCACGAGGTGGCGGACCCCGAAAGGGGATTACCGGGCCTGGGCCCGGGAAAGATCGAGGAGATCCGCGGATGCCGCCCGGGGTGTCCCCGCCCCGCCCGCCTGTGAAAAGCCCTGAGGGAAAGCCCTCCCGCGAGGGGGGGACAACCGAGGGGCAGGGGGGTTAGGAATGAAGCGGTGAAGCGGTGAAGCGGTGAAGCGATGAAGTGGTGAAGTGGTGAAGTGGTGAGGTGAGGGGGGATGGAGCGGGGAAGCGAAAAGGGGATGCCGCGCTTTGGATTTGAGGCCCTCGAGGTGTACCAGCTGGCCCTCGAGCTCTCGGCGGAGGTCTACGGCCTCGCCCGGAAGCTTCCTCCGGAGGAGGGGTTCGGGCTCGCCGCCCAGCTCAAGCGGGCCGTGGTCTCGGTGGCTTTGAACATCGCCGAGGGAAAGGGCCGATCCACCGGGAAGGACTTCCGCCGCTTCCTGGCCCAGGCCCGGGGCTCCCTGGCAGAGACCGTGGCCGCGCTCCACCTCTGCCAGCGTCTGGGCTTCCTGGGACCCGGGGAAACCGAGGCCGCCTTGAGGCAGGCCTTCCTTCTTTACAACAAGCTGGCCTCCCTCCGCCGCACCCTCGCCCAGTCCTCCTGAGCCTCACCGCCTCATCGCTTCACCGCTTCTTCGCTTCACCGCTTCAATCTTTTAGGAGCAACCATGTGCGGAATCGTAGGCTACGTAGGCTTTAGAAGCGCGGTGGACGTTCTCGTGGACGGGCTCAGGCGGCTCGAGTACCGGGGGTACGACTCCGCCGGGGTGGCGGTGAAGACGGCGGAGGGGCTCAAGGTGGTCAAGCGGGCGGGGAAGCTTTCCGCCCTGGCCGAGGCCCTGAAGGAGGAGCGCCTCGAGGGGCACCTGGGCATCGGCCACACCCGCTGGGCCACCCACGGGGCCCCCACCGACCCCAACGCCCACCCCCACACCACGGAGGACGGAAGGATCGCCGTCATCCACAACGGCATCTTTGAGAACTACCTGGAGCTCAAGGAGGCCCTCCGCTCCCGGGGGCACCGCTTCCTCTCCGACACCGACTCGGAGGTCCTGGCCCACCTCCTGGAGGAGAAGTACCAAGGCGACCTCCTCCAGGCCCTGCGGGAGGCCCTGAAGGAGGTGCGGGGGGCCTACGCGGTGGTGGTGGCCCACCAGGACCTCGAGGAGATCGTGGCCGCCCGCACGGTGAGCCCCCTGGTGGTGGGCCTGGGGGAGGGGGAGAACTTCCTGGCCTCGGACGTGCCCGCCCTCCTCCCCTACACCCGCAAGGTGATCTTCCTGCACGACGGGGACGTGGCCCGGATCACCCGGGAGGGAGTGGAGATCACGGACCTGGAGGGCCGCCCCGTGGACCGGCCGGTGGTGGAGGTGGACTGGACCCTGGAGGCCGCCGAGAAGGGGGGCTTCCCCCACTACATGCTCAAGGAGATCTACGAGCAGCCCTGGGTCCTGGAGAACACCCTGGGGGGGAGGCTCAAGGAGGAGGAGGGAAGCGCGGAGCTGGGCCTTTCCCTGGACCCCCTCGCCGTGCGGCGCGTCCACGTCCTGGCCTGCGGCACCGCCTTCTACGCGGGCTGGGTGGGGAAGTACCTCCTGGAGACCCTGGCCCGGGTCCCGGTGGAGGTGGACGTGGCCAGCGAGTACCGCTACCGCGACCCGGTGGTGGAGGAGGGGACGCTGGCCATCGCCATCAGCCAGTCCGGGGAGACCATAGACACCCTCGAGGCCCTGCGGGAGGCCAAGCGGAAGGGGGCGAGGACCCTGGGGGTCATCAACGCCAAGGGAAGCACCCTGACCCGGGAGGTGGAGGACGTGCTCTACATCCACGCCGGGCCGGAGATCGGGGTGGCCTCCACCAAGGCCTACACCGCCATGCTGGCCGCCATGGCCCTGCTGGCCCTCTGGCTCGGGAGGGCCCGGGGGACGCTTGCCGAGGAGGAGGCCAGGCGCCTCATCCGGGAGATGCGCAAGCTCCCCCGCCTGGTGGAGGAGGCCTTGGAGAAGCGGCCCTTGGTGGCCCACATCGCCGAGAAGTACCACCAGGCCCAGGACTTCCTCTTCCTGGGGCGGCACGTCCAGGCCCCCACCGCCTACGAGGGGGCCTTAAAGCTCAAGGAGATCAGCTACATCCACGCCGAGGCCTACCCCGCCGGAGAGATGAAGCACGGGCCCATCGCCCTCATTGACGAGCACCTGCCCGTGGTGGTCCTGGCCACGGAGGGGCCCCTTTACGAGAAGACCCTCTCCAACATCCAGGAGGTGCGGGCCCGCAAGGGGAAGGTGATCGCCGTGGCCACCGAGGGGGACGAGGGCATCCGGGGCCTCGCCCAGGACGTGATCTACGTCCCCAAGGTCCATCCCCTCCTCGCCCCCATCGTGAGCGTGGTGCCCCTCCAGCTTCTGGCCTACGAGATCGCCGTCCTCCTGGGGCGGGACGTGGACCAGCCCCGGAACCTGGCCAAGAGCGTGACGGTGGAGTGATGAAGCCATGAAGTGATGAAGCCATGAGGCGATGAAGCGATGGGGTTTCCCCGCTTCACCGCTTCACCGCTTCTTCGCTTCACCGCTTCACCGCTTCATCTCCAAAAACTTCCCCACCACCTCCGGGTCCAGGCTCCTCCCTGCCTGGGCCCGGAGCTCATTTAGCGCCTCCTCCTCGGTCCAGGCCCGCTTGTAGGGCCGCTCGGAGAGGAGGGCGTCCCAGACGTCGGCCACCGCGAAGATGCGGGCCTCGAGGGGGATCTCCTCCCCCTTGAGGCCGAAGGGGTAGCCGGTTCCGTCGTAGCGCTCGTGGTGGTAGAGGACCACGTTCAAGGCGGCCTCGGGCAGGAAGCCCAGCTCCTTCAGCATCTCGTAGCCCAGCTCGGGGTGGGTCTTGACGACCCGCCACTCGCCGGTGGAAAGGGGGGCGGGCTTGAGGAGGATGCTGTCGGGGATGGCCAGCTTGCCCAGGTCGTGGAGGAAGGCCCCGAGCCGCAGGGCCTCCAGGTCCTTGAACCCCAAGGCCTCCCCCAGCCGGAGGGTGAGGGCCACCACCCGGTCGGTGTGGCCCCGGGTCTCCAGGTCCCGGTACTCCAGGACCCGGCCCAGGGCCTCTAGGACCGCGTCCCGGGTCTGGCGGAGCTCCTCCTGGTAGAGGGCCCGCTCCAGGGCCTTCTCCATCCGGCCCGCCACGGAGAAGAGCAGGGCCTCGTCCTCCTTGCGATAGGGGATGACCGCCCGGAAGCTCCCCACCGCCAGGACCCCCCACAGGGCCCCCCGGGGCCTCAGGGGCATGAGCATGGCCGACTTCAGGCCGCTTTGGGCGTAGGGAGGGAGGCCCCGGGGGAAGCGGGCGTAGTCCTCCACGTAAAGCGGCCGGCCCAGGGCCAGCGACTCCCCCAGCACCCCCTCCCCCAGGCGGACGGGGTAGAGGTCGTAAAGCCGAGGGAAGTCCGGGGGGTAGGCCCCCGAGAGGACCACGGGCCGGATCTCCTCCCCTTCCAGCCGGTAAAGCGCCCCCGCCTCGTAGGGGGTGAGGCGGAGGAGGACCGCCAGGGCCCGCTCCGCCATGGCCAAGGGGTCCTGGAGGGCCTCGAGGCCGGCCGAAAGCTCCAGAAGGGCCTTGTAGTTCTCCGCCTGCCGCCGGGCCTCCTCCAGGGCCATGAGCCGGGCCAGGTGCGCCCCCGCCACCTGGGCCATGGTCTGGAGCCAGGCCCGGTCCTCCGGAGGGATCTCGCCGCCCGCGCCCGCCGTGTCCGCGGAGAGGACCCCGATGGTCCGCCCCTCCCCGTCCTTCAGGGGGACCCCCAGGTAGGCGGCGGGCTCCGGGGCTCCGGAGAAGAAGACCGCCTGGGGCTCGAGGAGGACGTTGGGGACGTAGACGGGGCCGTCCGTCTCCAGGACCCTCCAGGAAATCCCCTCCCCCCGCTTCAGCCTCCGGCCCAGGGCCAGCCCTGCCCTTCGGCCCGCCCCCGCCACCACCTCCAAGACGTCCTCCTCTTTCCGGTAGAGGCCCAAGAGGACCGTGGAGGCCTGAAGGTGGCGCTGGGTCACCTCCACCACCAGGCGGAGAAGGGCCTGGGGCGTCTCCACCCCCCGGAAGAGCTCCCAGGCCTGGCTCAGGACCAAGGACCGCTCCCGCTCCTGGGCCCGCCCGACCTCCTGGCGCAGGAAGAGGGCCAGGGCCAGGGCCAGCTCCTCGGGGGTCCAGTCCGCGTCCTGGGGAGGCTGGAGGCGCAAAAACGCCCAGACTTCCCCTTCCAAGGCCACCGGCACCCAGGCCCAGGGGCCCTGGCGCCGGGCCAGGCCCTGGAGGGCCTCCTGCCACACCCGCTCCCCGGGCGCGGTTTCGCCCCCATAGAGGGCCAGGAGCTCCTCCAGGGTCAGGGCCTGGGAGGGGTCCTTGACCCCGCGGAAGACCCTTTCCGCCTCCTGGGTTCGGACCCAGGCCTCCCCCTCGAGGCCCCCCAGAAGCGCCCGCAAGAAGCCGGCGAGGTGGAAGCCTCCCGGGGGAAGGAGGCTTTCCCAGGCCGAGAGGAGGGCCAGGAGGCGGGCCGGCGTCACGGGGCCAAGTCTACACCCCGCCCCTCGGCCGGGAGTAGCCGGTAGGAGAACTCCGCCTCAAAGCTCCTCCGCCAGGGGAAGCCCACCTCCTCCAAAAGGAGGCGCCGCCCCTCCAGCTCCACCTCCCAAAACGCCCCCCGCACCGACCGGGCCTCCTCGCCCAGGGGCTCAGGGAAGCGGGCCCGCACCAGGGGCCTTCCCACCTCCCCCCACCAGTACTGGAGGTAGGCCTCGGCCAGGCGAAGGAGGCGGCCCTCCGAGTCCCGCAGGAAAAGCCCCCCCTGGGCCAGGGCGCTCCCCAGGTTGTTGGCCGGGGTGCCCCAGGAGGCGTAGGCGGCGAGCCTCCCATAAAGCCCCAGGTCCAGGAGGTAGGCCATCAAGCGGGCCTCCCCCCGGTTCACCCGGGAGAGGTCGGCCAGGGCCACCGGGTGCCGGGCCATGAGGCGCATCAGGTCCAGAAGGGCCCGCCGGGGGTCGCCGCCCCCGTAGAGGTAGAGCACCAGGTCGGGGTCCGCCTCCAGGGGGACGGCCTCCGCCTTTGCGCTTTGCAGGAGGCCGGAAAGCGTCCGGGCCAGGGGCACCCCCTCGTAGGGGGTCACCCGGCCGGCCTCGAGCCCCTCCCCGTAGACGGCCGCCACCCGGAGGCCGGGGCGGAGGGCCCGGAGGAGGAGGACCTGGCCCGCCTCGTCCGCCCCGGGGCGGGCCGGGTAGGGCAGGGCCTCCGCCTCCTTGGGGGCGGGGGAGTTCCTCAGGGCGTCGTCCCAGACGGCCTCGAGGTAGATCCCCTTAAGGCCCGTCCAGGAGCCCAAGGACCGGAGGACCCCAAGGTTCCGCTCCCGCCGGGTGGCGTCCCAGCGGGGCACCACCCCGAAGAGGAGAACCTCCCCCCCGTACCGCACCCGCCAGGAAAGGAGGGGGGCGAGCCGGGCCAGGGCGTCCTCCGGGGGAAGGGGCAGGTGGCGGCTCTGGAGGAGCCCCCCGTAGGCCAGGGCGTCCAGGCTCGCCACCACGCCTTCCCCCGGCGTGGCCAAAAGCCAGGCGCGAAGCCGAAAGAGGTCCGCCCCCTCGGGGCCCCGGTAGACCTCCCGGGGCGGACAGACCACCAAGCCCCAGGTGCAGGGGGCCCAGTTGGGGGGACGGTCATCCAGGGGAAGGTAGAGAAAGGCGAGAAGCGATGAAGCGATGAAGCGATGAAGCGGGGAAGCGATGAAGCGGGGTAGCGAGAAAGTGATGAAGCGAGGAAGGGATGAGGCAGCGAAGCGAAGAAGCGATGAGGTGAAGGAGCCAAAACCCAACCGCTTCACCGCTTCACCACTTCACCACTTCACCGCCTCACCACTTCACCGCTTCATGGCTTCACCGCCTCACCACTTCACCACTTCATGGCTTCACCGCCTCACCCTTTTCCGCCAAGTACCGCTCCGCCATCATGGCCGCGCGGGTGCCCGCGCCCACGCTGGTGGTGAGCTGGCGGTAGATGGGGTCGGCCACGTCCCCGGCGGCGAAGACCCCTTCCACCGAGGTGAAGACCTCGTCCCGGACCGCCACGTAGCCGTCGGGCCTAAGCTCCACGAACCCCTTGAGGAAGGCGGTGTTTGGCTCGTGGCCGATGAAGACGAAAACCCCGTCCGTGGGGTAGACGTACTCCTCCCCCGTCTTCAGATTCTTGAGGCGGACGCCGCTGACCTGGTCCTCCCCCAGGATCTCCGTGACCACGTGGGAAAAGAGGAAGTGCATCTTGGGGTTCTGGAAGGCCCGGGCCTGGGCCACCTTGTTGGCCCGGAGCTCGTCCCGCCGGTGGACCAGGGTGACCTTGCGGGCGAAGCGGGTGAGGAAGAGCCCCTCCTCCACCGCCGCGTCCCCCCCGCCCACCACCACCACCTCCTTGTCCCGGTAGAAGTAGCCGTCGCAGGTGGCGCAGGTGGAGACCCCCCGGCCGTAGAACTTCTCCTCCCCCGGCACGCCCAGCTTCCTGGGGTTGGCCCCCGTGGCCAGGATCACCGCCCGCGCCCGGTAGGCGCGCTCGTACCCCCGCACCAAAAAGCCCTCGGGGGTCTTTTCAATCCCCTGGACCTCGTCCATGACTAGCTTGGCCCCGAACTTCTCCGCCTGCTGGACCATCCGGGCGGCGAGCTCCCCCCCCGAGATCCCCTCGGGGAAGCCGGGGTAGTTCTCCACCTCGTCCGTCTGGGCGATCTGGCCGCCGGGAAGCCCCTTCTCCACGATCAGGGTCCGGAGCTGGGCCCGGCCCGTGTAGATCCCGGCGGTGAGGCCGGCGGGCCCCCCGCCCACGATGACCACGTCGTAGGTGTCCTCCACCGGTGCGCTTCCCAGTCCCGTCAGGGTGAACTCCATGGTCGCCTCCTCTAAAAGGATACCCCCGGGTATACCCGGGAAGGGTATCTGGGATCAGTATACCAAAAAAGCGGCCCGAGCCGCTTTTGGTGACCCCAGGGGGATTCGAACCCCCGTCTCGGCCTTGAGAGGGCCGTGTCCTAGGCCTCTAGACGATGGGGCCGCGGGTGCGGCTCGGTGCCTTGGTGACCCCTGGGGGATTCGAACCCCCGCCGCCGCCTTGAAAGGGCGGTGACCTAACCTCTAGTCGAAGGGGCCAGGTTTGGCTGGGGTGCGTGGACTCGAACCACGACCGGCGGATCCAGAGTCCGCTGTCCTGCCGTTAGACGACACCCCAGCGGGTTCGGCCCGAGGCCCTCGGGCCAACGCCTATGCTACACTTTAGGGGGCGGTTTGACAAGCCCCAGGCTATGGAAACAGACTTGACCGCTATTCGTCCCTTGGTGTAGACAAGAGGACATGAAGCTCAAAGAGGCCTTGACCAAGATCCCCGACCCCCGCGCCCAAAACCGGCAGTACCCCCTCTGGGGACTCCTGGGCCTCATCCTGGTGGCCTTCCTTTGCCGCGTAGACTCCCTTCGCGGTGTCGCCCGCTTCGCCCGCGAAAACCCTGAGCTTCTCCCCCTCCTGGGCCTGCGTAAGCCCCCAGGCCACTACACCGTGACCACCATCCTGCACCGCCTGGACCCTCAGGACCTTCAGGAGGCTTTGCGCTCCGTCTTCCCGGAAGCCGATCTCGCAGCGGTCCTCGTCGCCGACGGGAAGGTCCTGAGGAACAGCCGCAAGGGGAACGCTCCCCAGGTCAAGCTGGTGGAGGTGCTCGCCCTTCACCTGCACACCACCCTGGCCCAGGCCCGGGCAGAGGGGAGGGAGAGCGAGGCCCTTCTGGAGCTCCTCGGGCGCCTTGGGGCCGAGGGGCTTGCGGGAAGGCTGGTGGTGGGGGACGCGGGCTACCTGTACCCGAAGGTCGCCCGGGAGGTGGTGGAAAAAGGGGGGACTACCTCTTCGTCCTGAAGGGCAACCAGGGGGAGCTTTTGGAGTGGACGGAGGAGGTCTTCAAGGGGATGGAAGAGAAGCGCCTTCCCGGGGAGACAGAAGCTGAGTGGCGGGTGGAGCGGGATGGAGAGGTATGGACCTATCGGGTGTGGGCTTCTCCCCACTTGCCGGAGGAGATACGGGCCTTTCCCGGGGCGAGGCAGGTGGTGCGGTTGGAGCGGGTGGTGGTGCACAAGGGGACGGGGGAGGTGCGGAGGACGCTGAGCCATGCCCTGACGAGTTTGGGGCCGGAGGTGGCGGATGCGAGGCGGCTTGGGGAGTTGCTGGTAGCCCGGTGGGGGATAGAGAACGGTTCCTTCTGGGTGCGGGACGTGCTCTTCAAGGAAGATGCCTGCCAGGTGCGCAGGGTGGGGGCACAGGTGTTGGCGGTGCTTCGGGCCTTTCTGGTGTCGCTGTTGCACCGGGAGGGGATTAGGCAAAAGAAGGCGGCCCTAGAGGCTTTCTCCTTCCATCCCCTCTCCGCCCTCAGGTTCCTGGGGCTTTATGCGTCATAGCGGTCAAGTCTGCTATGGAAAGCGCGATAGAAGAAGCCCTGAGCCGGTACATGGCCGAAGCTGCGGCCAAAAACCTCCTCCGCCGGGCCATGGCCTCGAGGCGGCCCCAGACCTCCAGGGAGTGGGCGGAGCTGGTGGAGGGGCCGCTTTGGGAGCTCCTCCGGACCTACCTCCCCTTCCGGCACCTCCCCCCCGAGCTGAAGGCCCTGGCCGCCAACCTGAGGGCCCAGGCCGAGACCTTGGAGGAGGCGGAGGAGGAGGCGACCACGGAGGCCGAGGAGATCCGGGAGGCCGTGGACCTGGAGGACCCCCAG
This genomic stretch from Thermus filiformis harbors:
- a CDS encoding four helix bundle protein — encoded protein: MPRFGFEALEVYQLALELSAEVYGLARKLPPEEGFGLAAQLKRAVVSVALNIAEGKGRSTGKDFRRFLAQARGSLAETVAALHLCQRLGFLGPGETEAALRQAFLLYNKLASLRRTLAQSS
- a CDS encoding GAF and HD-GYP domain-containing protein, which translates into the protein MTPARLLALLSAWESLLPPGGFHLAGFLRALLGGLEGEAWVRTQEAERVFRGVKDPSQALTLEELLALYGGETAPGERVWQEALQGLARRQGPWAWVPVALEGEVWAFLRLQPPQDADWTPEELALALALFLRQEVGRAQERERSLVLSQAWELFRGVETPQALLRLVVEVTQRHLQASTVLLGLYRKEEDVLEVVAGAGRRAGLALGRRLKRGEGISWRVLETDGPVYVPNVLLEPQAVFFSGAPEPAAYLGVPLKDGEGRTIGVLSADTAGAGGEIPPEDRAWLQTMAQVAGAHLARLMALEEARRQAENYKALLELSAGLEALQDPLAMAERALAVLLRLTPYEAGALYRLEGEEIRPVVLSGAYPPDFPRLYDLYPVRLGEGVLGESLALGRPLYVEDYARFPRGLPPYAQSGLKSAMLMPLRPRGALWGVLAVGSFRAVIPYRKEDEALLFSVAGRMEKALERALYQEELRQTRDAVLEALGRVLEYRDLETRGHTDRVVALTLRLGEALGFKDLEALRLGAFLHDLGKLAIPDSILLKPAPLSTGEWRVVKTHPELGYEMLKELGFLPEAALNVVLYHHERYDGTGYPFGLKGEEIPLEARIFAVADVWDALLSERPYKRAWTEEEALNELRAQAGRSLDPEVVGKFLEMKR
- the glmS gene encoding glutamine--fructose-6-phosphate transaminase (isomerizing); translation: MCGIVGYVGFRSAVDVLVDGLRRLEYRGYDSAGVAVKTAEGLKVVKRAGKLSALAEALKEERLEGHLGIGHTRWATHGAPTDPNAHPHTTEDGRIAVIHNGIFENYLELKEALRSRGHRFLSDTDSEVLAHLLEEKYQGDLLQALREALKEVRGAYAVVVAHQDLEEIVAARTVSPLVVGLGEGENFLASDVPALLPYTRKVIFLHDGDVARITREGVEITDLEGRPVDRPVVEVDWTLEAAEKGGFPHYMLKEIYEQPWVLENTLGGRLKEEEGSAELGLSLDPLAVRRVHVLACGTAFYAGWVGKYLLETLARVPVEVDVASEYRYRDPVVEEGTLAIAISQSGETIDTLEALREAKRKGARTLGVINAKGSTLTREVEDVLYIHAGPEIGVASTKAYTAMLAAMALLALWLGRARGTLAEEEARRLIREMRKLPRLVEEALEKRPLVAHIAEKYHQAQDFLFLGRHVQAPTAYEGALKLKEISYIHAEAYPAGEMKHGPIALIDEHLPVVVLATEGPLYEKTLSNIQEVRARKGKVIAVATEGDEGIRGLAQDVIYVPKVHPLLAPIVSVVPLQLLAYEIAVLLGRDVDQPRNLAKSVTVE
- the trxB gene encoding thioredoxin-disulfide reductase, encoding MEFTLTGLGSAPVEDTYDVVIVGGGPAGLTAGIYTGRAQLRTLIVEKGLPGGQIAQTDEVENYPGFPEGISGGELAARMVQQAEKFGAKLVMDEVQGIEKTPEGFLVRGYERAYRARAVILATGANPRKLGVPGEEKFYGRGVSTCATCDGYFYRDKEVVVVGGGDAAVEEGLFLTRFARKVTLVHRRDELRANKVAQARAFQNPKMHFLFSHVVTEILGEDQVSGVRLKNLKTGEEYVYPTDGVFVFIGHEPNTAFLKGFVELRPDGYVAVRDEVFTSVEGVFAAGDVADPIYRQLTTSVGAGTRAAMMAERYLAEKGEAVKP
- a CDS encoding DUF4127 family protein, with protein sequence MASPLHRFIASSLLAFLYLPLDDRPPNWAPCTWGLVVCPPREVYRGPEGADLFRLRAWLLATPGEGVVASLDALAYGGLLQSRHLPLPPEDALARLAPLLSWRVRYGGEVLLFGVVPRWDATRRERNLGVLRSLGSWTGLKGIYLEAVWDDALRNSPAPKEAEALPYPARPGADEAGQVLLLRALRPGLRVAAVYGEGLEAGRVTPYEGVPLARTLSGLLQSAKAEAVPLEADPDLVLYLYGGGDPRRALLDLMRLMARHPVALADLSRVNRGEARLMAYLLDLGLYGRLAAYASWGTPANNLGSALAQGGLFLRDSEGRLLRLAEAYLQYWWGEVGRPLVRARFPEPLGEEARSVRGAFWEVELEGRRLLLEEVGFPWRRSFEAEFSYRLLPAEGRGVDLAP